The Pandoraea vervacti genome window below encodes:
- the hypF gene encoding carbamoyltransferase HypF, which produces MQGVGFRPFVHRLAVSEELSGFVRNTAHGVEVEVEGALQALERFSLRLETETVAPAAVSGRRINEITPRGGREFMIAPSVPGMGELGVVLPDMAICEQCVAEIFDASNRRYRYPFTTCAQCGPRFSIMEGVPFDRERTTMRGFAMCAACQAEYDNPSSRRFHAQTNACPACGPQLTLLNAAGRECAIGYDAVRRAGDAIRSGSILAMKGLGGYQLLVDAGNDHAVRRLRERKHRPSKPFAIMAPCYEDAQTLAVISDEERRTLCSTAAPIVILRARGEGIAPSVAPANAWLGLMLPYTPLHHLLMHELGFAVVATSGNRGGEPIVADNLEAIEQLADVADGFLVHDRPIANPVDDSVARVIAGEATVLRHARGYAPLALRLPGHQTRDDAGTCLALGGHGKSAIALMSGSHVVLGPYIGDLEGAGARTAFARTVAAMTSLFSAEPRSAACDAHPDYWSSRFARHSLVTNIQHVPHHLAHVLACMVENNLEGPLLGVAWDGSGYGGDGTIWGGEFLWVQGNRYRQVGQLQPFRLPGGEVAAREVNRAAIGALFAVYGDVALTMTELRPIAHLSASEQQIYKTLLSGGFRSPWTSSAGRLFDAAAAMLGICATSSFEGEAAIALESAAANGESEHVLAAAMLREEQGRWIADWRPTLAALASASQRHEAPAALAAAFHDALAQVIVNVAERVGVGRVLLTGGCFQNARLTGGAVARLRAAGFDVWQHRRIPPNDGGLAVGQAAFAAQPMLEGPR; this is translated from the coding sequence GTGCAGGGCGTCGGCTTTCGCCCGTTCGTGCACCGGCTCGCGGTGAGCGAGGAACTCTCCGGCTTTGTGCGCAACACGGCGCATGGGGTCGAAGTCGAGGTCGAGGGGGCACTGCAAGCGCTCGAGCGTTTTTCACTACGGCTCGAGACCGAGACGGTGGCGCCCGCGGCCGTTTCGGGACGGCGGATCAACGAGATAACGCCGCGCGGAGGGCGCGAATTCATGATCGCCCCGAGCGTTCCCGGCATGGGTGAGCTCGGCGTTGTCCTGCCGGATATGGCGATCTGCGAGCAGTGCGTCGCCGAAATATTCGATGCGTCCAATCGGCGCTATCGCTACCCGTTTACAACATGCGCGCAATGCGGCCCACGGTTCTCCATCATGGAGGGAGTGCCCTTTGATCGTGAGCGTACAACGATGCGCGGTTTCGCCATGTGTGCCGCTTGCCAGGCGGAATATGACAACCCGAGCTCGCGGCGGTTTCACGCGCAAACGAACGCTTGCCCGGCGTGCGGGCCACAACTGACACTGCTTAATGCGGCAGGACGAGAATGCGCCATTGGGTACGATGCCGTGCGCCGGGCGGGCGATGCGATTCGCAGTGGATCGATTCTCGCCATGAAGGGGCTTGGCGGCTATCAGCTTCTTGTCGATGCGGGCAACGATCATGCGGTGCGCCGCTTACGCGAGCGAAAGCACCGCCCTTCAAAGCCATTTGCGATCATGGCGCCTTGCTACGAAGACGCGCAGACACTGGCAGTGATCAGTGATGAAGAACGTCGCACTCTGTGTTCAACGGCCGCCCCCATCGTCATCTTGCGTGCGCGAGGTGAGGGGATCGCCCCGAGCGTCGCACCAGCGAACGCATGGTTAGGCCTCATGCTGCCCTACACGCCGCTGCATCATTTGTTGATGCACGAATTGGGCTTTGCGGTCGTTGCAACCAGCGGCAACCGCGGGGGCGAGCCGATCGTGGCCGATAACCTCGAGGCGATTGAGCAGCTCGCGGACGTGGCAGACGGCTTTCTCGTGCATGACCGACCGATTGCGAATCCGGTCGACGATTCAGTCGCTCGCGTGATCGCGGGAGAGGCGACGGTGTTGCGCCACGCGAGGGGCTACGCGCCGCTCGCGCTGCGCTTGCCGGGCCATCAGACGCGCGACGATGCTGGTACCTGTCTGGCGCTCGGCGGCCATGGGAAAAGTGCAATCGCGCTTATGTCGGGCTCGCACGTCGTGCTTGGACCCTATATCGGGGATCTGGAAGGGGCGGGCGCGCGCACCGCGTTCGCGCGAACGGTGGCGGCCATGACTTCGCTATTCAGTGCGGAGCCTCGAAGTGCCGCATGCGACGCGCACCCTGATTACTGGAGCTCGCGGTTCGCGCGGCACAGCCTCGTCACGAACATTCAGCATGTACCGCATCATCTCGCGCACGTGCTCGCGTGTATGGTTGAGAACAACCTGGAGGGGCCCCTGCTTGGCGTGGCGTGGGATGGGAGCGGATATGGCGGTGACGGCACAATCTGGGGGGGCGAGTTCCTTTGGGTACAAGGCAACCGCTATCGCCAGGTGGGCCAACTGCAGCCGTTTCGCTTACCCGGAGGCGAGGTGGCCGCGCGAGAGGTGAACCGGGCGGCTATCGGGGCGCTATTCGCCGTGTATGGCGACGTCGCGCTTACGATGACCGAACTCAGACCGATCGCCCACTTGTCCGCGAGCGAACAACAGATTTACAAAACCCTGCTGTCTGGTGGTTTTCGTTCCCCCTGGACGTCAAGCGCTGGGCGCCTGTTCGACGCGGCCGCCGCGATGCTCGGCATCTGCGCCACATCGAGCTTCGAGGGTGAGGCGGCCATCGCGCTCGAGAGCGCGGCTGCGAATGGCGAGTCAGAACATGTGCTCGCAGCGGCGATGTTGCGCGAAGAGCAGGGCCGGTGGATTGCCGATTGGCGGCCCACCCTCGCTGCACTGGCAAGCGCGAGCCAGCGACATGAGGCGCCCGCCGCGCTGGCGGCCGCGTTTCATGACGCGTTAGCGCAGGTGATCGTCAACGTCGCTGAGCGTGTCGGCGTCGGACGCGTGCTGCTCACGGGTGGCTGCTTTCAAAACGCGCGACTCACGGGCGGGGCCGTCGCCCGGTTGCGAGCCGCCGGCTTCGACGTCTGGCAGCATCGGCGCATTCCGCCCAATGATGGCGGACTTGCGGTGGGCCAAGCCGCATTCGCGGCGCAACCGATGCTGGAGGGGCCGCGCTAA
- a CDS encoding hydrogenase maturation nickel metallochaperone HypA, with amino-acid sequence MRELVERIVLAARGAGARRIRGAQVWIGALAPFSPEHFREHFEKEARGTPVEATRLHIECSDDMLHDQAQYVMLQWLDLELPDDSEGT; translated from the coding sequence GTGCGCGAACTTGTCGAGCGGATAGTGCTCGCGGCACGTGGTGCCGGAGCACGCCGCATTCGGGGCGCACAGGTATGGATCGGGGCGCTCGCACCATTTTCGCCCGAACATTTTCGCGAGCACTTCGAAAAAGAAGCGCGTGGCACACCGGTGGAAGCGACACGGCTCCATATCGAATGCTCAGACGATATGCTTCACGACCAGGCGCAGTATGTAATGTTGCAATGGCTCGATCTCGAACTCCCCGACGACTCGGAGGGAACGTAA
- a CDS encoding hydrogenase maturation protease: MSRSKRSCVSQKVRIIGVGNPDRADDGVGCLVARKLVGRLPPDVSIRTHGGDALTLIDEMRGIDALICIDASVARGSPGRVRLLDLANDRLGSAVTFVSAHSLGLAEAIALAQALGIASRTIFVYAIEGASFELGRPLSAEVDAAAHTVVERVAAQACRLRDDPCKGAGDA, translated from the coding sequence ATGAGTCGGTCAAAACGCTCGTGCGTATCGCAGAAGGTCCGCATTATCGGCGTCGGCAATCCGGATCGTGCGGACGACGGCGTCGGTTGCCTTGTCGCGCGTAAGCTCGTGGGTCGACTCCCCCCGGACGTATCGATTCGAACGCACGGTGGCGACGCCTTGACGCTCATCGACGAAATGCGGGGAATCGACGCATTGATCTGTATCGATGCGTCAGTGGCACGCGGCTCACCGGGGCGCGTCCGGCTGCTCGATCTGGCCAACGACCGGCTCGGCAGCGCCGTGACGTTCGTCTCTGCGCACTCGCTGGGACTCGCAGAGGCGATCGCGCTTGCGCAGGCGCTCGGCATCGCTTCGCGGACCATTTTCGTCTATGCGATCGAAGGCGCGAGTTTCGAGCTGGGGCGACCGCTCAGCGCCGAGGTGGATGCGGCGGCCCACACGGTGGTCGAACGGGTCGCCGCGCAAGCATGCCGTCTTCGGGATGACCCTTGCAAGGGAGCAGGCGATGCATGA
- a CDS encoding oxidoreductase → MRKIHRPRLAVWKFASCDGCQLSLLDCEDELLDIASALEIVNFPEASSDVRPGPYDLSLVEGSITTEHDAQRIRQVRRQSRHLVTIGACATAGGIQALRNFSDIDAMVGAVYAKPEYIKTLATSTPISAHVNVDYELRGCPINTRQLVEVISAFLAGRKPAIAAHSVCIECKHRAHVCVMVQGTPCLGPVTHAGCGALCPQFRRGCYGCYGPSETPNTAALAREWQALGAAPRTIAHAFRSFNAAAEPFKSEADAHGD, encoded by the coding sequence ATGCGCAAGATACACCGTCCCCGCCTGGCCGTCTGGAAGTTTGCTTCCTGCGACGGCTGTCAGCTATCGTTGCTCGACTGCGAGGATGAACTGCTTGACATCGCCAGCGCGCTCGAGATTGTGAACTTCCCCGAAGCATCGAGCGACGTGCGCCCCGGTCCCTATGATCTCTCGCTCGTCGAAGGATCGATCACTACCGAGCATGACGCGCAGCGCATCCGGCAGGTCCGCCGGCAGTCCCGGCATCTGGTGACGATCGGCGCCTGTGCCACTGCCGGCGGTATTCAGGCACTACGCAATTTCTCCGACATAGACGCAATGGTCGGTGCCGTCTACGCGAAGCCCGAGTACATCAAGACGCTTGCGACTTCCACGCCAATCTCGGCTCACGTCAACGTCGACTACGAGCTGCGCGGCTGTCCCATCAACACGAGGCAACTCGTCGAAGTCATCTCGGCATTTTTGGCCGGCCGCAAGCCGGCGATCGCCGCACATAGCGTCTGTATCGAGTGCAAGCATCGCGCCCACGTCTGCGTAATGGTGCAGGGCACCCCCTGTCTCGGCCCGGTGACGCACGCCGGGTGCGGTGCCCTCTGCCCCCAGTTCCGGCGAGGATGTTACGGGTGCTATGGGCCTTCGGAAACGCCGAACACTGCGGCACTCGCGCGCGAATGGCAGGCTCTGGGGGCCGCACCGCGCACGATCGCGCACGCCTTTCGCTCCTTTAATGCCGCTGCGGAACCCTTTAAATCGGAGGCTGACGCGCATGGCGACTAA
- a CDS encoding FAD/NAD(P)-binding protein encodes MGNANVTADAPGPGQTPQRYDVVRRQREFANTVTLALKPHAGVRPTFTPGQFNMLYAFGVGEAAVSVSGDPADANTFIHTIRDVGAVSGALARLAVGASVGVRGPFGRGWPMQAAIGTDVLIIAGGLGLAPLRPAILDIFAHRRRYGRVSILFGCRHPKEMLFCRELRRWSRRVNVDVQVTVDHADIGWHAHVGVVPTLIARVALDTRATTVFVCGPEVMMRFSINALQDRGLPARRIYLSMERNMKCAIGLCGHCQFASAFVCKDGPVMCYEKIADMLAVPEI; translated from the coding sequence ATGGGAAACGCTAACGTCACTGCAGACGCGCCCGGACCGGGGCAGACACCGCAGCGCTACGATGTCGTGCGCCGACAGCGGGAGTTCGCAAACACCGTCACGTTGGCACTCAAACCGCACGCGGGTGTTCGGCCGACCTTCACCCCGGGGCAGTTCAACATGCTCTACGCATTCGGTGTGGGCGAGGCCGCAGTGAGTGTGAGTGGCGATCCGGCTGACGCCAATACGTTCATACACACCATTCGCGATGTCGGCGCCGTGAGCGGCGCGCTCGCGCGGCTCGCGGTGGGGGCGAGCGTCGGTGTGCGAGGCCCATTCGGTAGGGGCTGGCCAATGCAGGCGGCAATAGGTACTGACGTGCTTATCATCGCAGGCGGGCTCGGCCTGGCCCCCTTGCGCCCGGCGATTCTCGACATCTTCGCGCATCGGCGCCGGTACGGTCGCGTGTCGATACTCTTTGGCTGCCGACACCCCAAGGAAATGCTCTTCTGCCGCGAACTGAGGCGGTGGTCGAGACGCGTGAACGTCGATGTCCAGGTGACCGTCGATCACGCGGATATCGGATGGCACGCTCATGTCGGGGTGGTGCCAACGCTGATCGCACGCGTCGCGCTTGATACGCGCGCCACGACCGTGTTCGTCTGCGGGCCTGAAGTGATGATGCGATTTTCGATCAATGCTCTGCAAGACAGAGGGCTACCGGCGCGTCGCATCTATCTGTCGATGGAGCGCAACATGAAATGTGCCATTGGCCTGTGCGGACATTGCCAGTTCGCGTCGGCGTTCGTGTGCAAAGATGGCCCGGTGATGTGTTACGAGAAGATCGCCGATATGCTTGCCGTGCCCGAAATCTGA
- a CDS encoding cyclic nucleotide-binding domain-containing protein, with the protein METLEHILAAHPFCSGLAPERLRLLYGCARNCRFDAGQCLHRACEGADKFFLIRHGRVALEIAEPGGTPFMFATLEEGEIVFAGEPMSPCSWLFDARAIEPTQAISIDTACLRGKCERDYRLGYEMMSRFLPILAKRLHAARLQLLDVYGKR; encoded by the coding sequence ATGGAGACGCTTGAACACATTCTGGCGGCGCATCCGTTCTGCTCCGGTCTGGCGCCAGAGCGGTTGCGGCTGCTGTACGGTTGCGCGCGCAATTGCCGATTCGATGCAGGGCAATGCCTCCATCGCGCATGCGAGGGTGCCGACAAGTTCTTTCTGATCCGCCACGGAAGGGTCGCGCTAGAGATCGCTGAGCCCGGGGGAACCCCATTCATGTTTGCAACATTGGAGGAGGGCGAAATTGTCTTTGCGGGCGAACCGATGTCCCCGTGTTCCTGGCTATTCGACGCGAGGGCCATCGAACCGACGCAGGCTATCAGCATTGACACCGCCTGCCTGCGCGGCAAGTGTGAGCGCGATTACCGTCTCGGTTACGAGATGATGTCGCGCTTTCTGCCCATTCTCGCTAAACGACTTCACGCAGCCCGCCTGCAACTCCTGGACGTCTATGGGAAACGCTAA
- a CDS encoding 4Fe-4S dicluster domain-containing protein — protein sequence MLTEHSPIVERSIIDAPTGIQAVIDVLSRDGYRVLGPTLKDDAIVYGDVSRVTDLPIGWTDIQAPGRYQLKRRCDRALFGFAVGPHSWKHFLYPPNARVFSARKTRDGVIFTPVDEAPGKLALLGVRACELNAIQVHDRVLHDGPFADPSYASRRRQMFVVAVNCSHAGGTCFCVSLACGPAVEAGFDLALTELTPAFRDAILVEAGSEAGIAVLAQIARQSATQEHVAAAHAVVQQTATQMGRTMQTEGIKELLQNNPHLPRWKTVADRCLTCGNCTMVCPTCFCTTVEDHSDISGENAERIRSWDSCFTLDFSYLHGGSVRSSASSRYRQWLTHKLANWIDQFGTSGCVGCGRCITWCPVGIDITEEVAALKAEFEAASAQGDGDA from the coding sequence ATGTTGACGGAACATTCACCGATTGTCGAACGGTCGATTATCGATGCTCCGACGGGCATCCAGGCGGTTATCGATGTCCTCTCGCGCGACGGATACCGCGTACTGGGGCCGACCCTGAAGGACGATGCGATCGTCTACGGTGACGTCTCTCGGGTGACCGACCTGCCGATCGGATGGACGGACATCCAGGCGCCGGGACGGTACCAGCTTAAGCGACGCTGCGACCGAGCACTGTTTGGCTTCGCCGTTGGCCCCCACTCATGGAAGCATTTTCTGTACCCGCCGAACGCGCGCGTCTTCTCCGCTCGCAAGACCCGTGATGGCGTTATTTTCACGCCGGTCGACGAGGCCCCGGGCAAACTTGCTCTCTTGGGTGTCAGGGCATGTGAATTGAATGCCATCCAGGTGCACGATCGGGTTTTGCACGACGGTCCCTTCGCCGATCCCTCTTACGCATCGCGTCGGCGACAGATGTTTGTAGTGGCCGTCAATTGCTCTCATGCGGGCGGCACCTGTTTTTGTGTGTCGTTGGCGTGCGGTCCGGCCGTCGAGGCCGGCTTCGACCTAGCGCTGACCGAACTAACCCCGGCCTTCCGTGACGCGATCCTCGTCGAAGCAGGGAGTGAAGCCGGAATCGCGGTACTTGCACAAATTGCTCGCCAATCGGCGACCCAAGAGCATGTTGCCGCCGCACACGCCGTGGTCCAGCAGACAGCGACGCAGATGGGCCGCACAATGCAGACGGAGGGCATCAAAGAATTGCTCCAGAACAATCCCCATCTTCCGCGCTGGAAGACGGTGGCAGACCGGTGCTTGACCTGCGGCAACTGCACGATGGTCTGCCCCACCTGTTTTTGCACGACAGTCGAGGATCACAGCGATATTTCTGGCGAAAACGCCGAGCGCATACGTAGTTGGGACTCGTGCTTTACCCTTGATTTTTCTTATCTTCACGGGGGCAGCGTGCGCTCGAGCGCGAGCTCACGCTATCGTCAGTGGCTAACGCACAAGCTTGCTAACTGGATCGATCAATTCGGCACTTCCGGTTGCGTTGGCTGCGGGCGATGTATTACGTGGTGCCCGGTCGGAATCGATATCACAGAGGAGGTGGCGGCACTGAAGGCCGAGTTCGAGGCTGCGTCCGCGCAAGGCGATGGAGACGCTTGA